The Geothermobacter ehrlichii genome has a segment encoding these proteins:
- a CDS encoding alpha-ketoacid dehydrogenase subunit beta has product MAEMNMVEAINLALREEMERDADVLVLGEDVGRDGGVFRVTDGLFERFGGERVIDTPLSESAIVGVAIGMAAYGLKPVAEIQFLGFIYGAMEQLFSHAARLRSRSRGQLHCPLVVRTPYGGGIKAPELHEESSEALFCHMPGLKVVVPATPRYAKALLQAAIRDPDPVIFLEPTRLYRLLREEVPAGDIPVELGRARIARAGGEVTLVAWGSMLEKALRAAEGFDAEVIDLMTLVPFDSETILASVEKTGRLVVVHEASQTAGFGAEIAATVAEEGIWFLKAPVRRVTGCDVVLPLPLLEDYNLPTAKQIAAAVEEVLAFD; this is encoded by the coding sequence ATGGCTGAAATGAACATGGTCGAGGCCATCAACCTGGCTCTGCGCGAAGAGATGGAGCGGGACGCCGACGTGCTGGTTCTCGGCGAGGATGTCGGTCGTGACGGCGGGGTGTTCCGGGTGACCGACGGCCTGTTCGAGCGTTTCGGCGGGGAGAGGGTCATCGATACGCCCCTGTCCGAGTCGGCGATTGTCGGCGTGGCGATCGGCATGGCCGCCTACGGGCTGAAACCGGTGGCCGAAATCCAGTTTCTCGGTTTTATCTACGGCGCCATGGAGCAGCTCTTCAGCCATGCCGCCCGTCTGCGCAGCCGTTCGCGTGGACAGCTGCACTGCCCGCTGGTGGTCCGGACACCCTACGGCGGCGGCATCAAGGCGCCGGAACTGCACGAAGAGAGCAGCGAGGCCCTGTTCTGCCACATGCCGGGTCTGAAGGTGGTGGTCCCCGCGACGCCCCGCTACGCCAAGGCCCTGCTGCAGGCGGCGATCAGGGACCCCGATCCGGTCATCTTTCTCGAGCCGACCCGGCTCTACCGCCTGCTGCGCGAGGAGGTTCCCGCCGGGGATATTCCGGTGGAGCTGGGGCGGGCGCGCATTGCCCGGGCCGGCGGGGAGGTGACGCTGGTCGCCTGGGGGAGCATGCTGGAAAAGGCCCTGCGCGCCGCGGAAGGATTCGACGCCGAGGTCATCGATCTGATGACCCTGGTCCCCTTCGACAGCGAAACGATTCTGGCCTCGGTGGAAAAGACCGGCCGGCTGGTGGTGGTACACGAGGCGTCGCAGACCGCCGGTTTCGGGGCGGAGATCGCCGCCACCGTCGCCGAAGAGGGAATCTGGTTTCTCAAGGCGCCGGTCAGACGGGTCACCGGCTGTGACGTGGTGCTCCCCCTGCCGCTGCTTGAGGACTACAACCTGCCGACGGCGAAGCAGATCGCGGCGGCCGTCGAGGAGGTGCTGGCCTTTGACTGA
- a CDS encoding CYTH domain-containing protein produces the protein MRYEIERKFLVRDDSWRGRDEGVRLRQGYLSVDPERTVRVRLVGDRGWLTIKGASVGSVRPEFEYAIPAAEAASMLEHLCLRPQIEKIRYRIEHAGLLWEVDEFLGENAGLVLAEIELADPRQPVTLPPWIGEEVTDDHRYSNAWLSRHPFRHWGADPN, from the coding sequence ATGCGTTATGAAATCGAGCGCAAGTTCCTGGTGCGGGACGATTCCTGGCGCGGCCGGGACGAAGGTGTCCGCCTGCGCCAGGGGTATCTGAGCGTCGATCCCGAGCGGACGGTGCGGGTGAGGCTGGTTGGCGACCGGGGCTGGCTGACCATCAAGGGGGCATCCGTCGGCAGTGTGCGGCCCGAATTCGAATATGCCATTCCCGCCGCCGAGGCGGCCAGCATGCTCGAGCATCTCTGCCTGCGGCCGCAGATCGAGAAGATCCGCTACCGGATCGAGCATGCCGGCCTGCTGTGGGAGGTCGACGAGTTTCTCGGCGAGAACGCCGGCCTGGTGCTGGCCGAGATCGAACTGGCCGACCCGCGGCAGCCGGTGACCCTGCCCCCCTGGATCGGCGAGGAGGTGACCGACGATCACCGCTACAGCAACGCCTGGCTGAGCCGGCATCCCTTCCGGCACTGGGGAGCCGACCCGAACTGA
- a CDS encoding Glu/Leu/Phe/Val family dehydrogenase has product MDRIRYDSIGPARVMHLYDPSIPFHAWLVIDNTARGPALGGVRITPEVTPEEVARLARTMTFKSAIADLPLGGGKAGIVFDSRDPDTETVVRRFARLIADIGDYIPAPDMGSDETSMTWIRQETGRAVGLPADLGGLPLDQLGATGFGLAVCAETVCRHLDMPLAGARVAVQGFGNVGSAAARFLTQKGAVLVALSDRQGTAWNPQGLDLDAALAARASGDDPVAAAGGSLLERDAIFGVDCDILLPAATADVIREDNQQQIRARMVLEGANIPATLQAEKALAGRGVLVVPDVIANAGGLIMAEAEHRGADKDEAFRRIEEKLLSNTERILVQSQQEGRLPRQTAERIARQRVLQAMGNGGRPRAVQRLSTSSSSGSSRN; this is encoded by the coding sequence ATGGACCGCATCCGCTACGACTCCATCGGGCCGGCCAGGGTAATGCACCTGTACGATCCGTCGATTCCGTTTCACGCCTGGCTGGTCATCGACAACACCGCCCGCGGCCCGGCGCTCGGCGGCGTGCGCATCACCCCCGAGGTGACGCCGGAGGAAGTGGCGCGGCTGGCCCGCACCATGACCTTCAAGAGCGCCATCGCCGACCTGCCCCTCGGCGGCGGCAAGGCGGGCATCGTCTTCGACTCCCGCGATCCGGACACGGAAACGGTAGTGCGCCGGTTCGCCCGGCTGATCGCCGATATCGGCGACTACATCCCGGCCCCCGACATGGGCAGCGACGAAACCAGCATGACCTGGATCCGCCAGGAAACCGGCCGCGCCGTCGGTCTTCCCGCCGACCTGGGCGGACTGCCGCTGGATCAGCTCGGCGCCACCGGCTTCGGTCTCGCCGTCTGTGCCGAAACCGTCTGCCGCCATCTCGACATGCCGCTGGCCGGCGCGCGGGTCGCTGTCCAGGGGTTCGGCAATGTCGGCAGCGCCGCCGCCCGCTTCCTCACCCAAAAAGGAGCCGTTCTGGTGGCCCTGAGCGACCGCCAGGGCACCGCCTGGAACCCGCAGGGCCTCGATCTGGACGCCGCCCTGGCGGCACGGGCATCCGGCGACGACCCGGTAGCGGCCGCCGGCGGCAGCCTGCTGGAACGGGACGCCATCTTCGGCGTCGACTGCGACATTCTGCTGCCGGCGGCGACCGCCGATGTCATCCGCGAAGACAATCAGCAACAGATCCGGGCGCGCATGGTGCTGGAGGGCGCCAACATCCCCGCCACCCTGCAGGCGGAAAAGGCGCTCGCCGGGCGGGGCGTGCTGGTCGTTCCCGACGTCATCGCCAACGCCGGCGGTCTGATCATGGCCGAGGCGGAACACCGGGGAGCGGACAAGGACGAGGCGTTCCGCCGCATCGAGGAAAAACTGCTAAGCAACACGGAAAGAATTCTGGTCCAGTCACAACAGGAAGGAAGGCTGCCCCGGCAGACCGCCGAGCGGATCGCCCGGCAGCGCGTCCTGCAGGCGATGGGCAACGGTGGCCGGCCCAGAGCCGTTCAGCGGCTCTCGACCAGCAGCAGCTCCGGGTCCTCCAGAAACTGA
- a CDS encoding dihydrolipoamide acetyltransferase family protein yields MTDRRFEFVLPDLGEGVTEAEIRALHVSVGDRVDEHQTVFEVETDKALVEVPSPRAGIVREIRCAEGEKVAVGRVLLVIEMEGEAAASGMAAPRPAAGIVGVLPEAPAVPASPAAEPGAAGPPAPGTRAMPRVRRLARELEVDLQTLTGSGPQGSIVEADVRATAGRNSGEAGVCGGGDRVVRRIPLTGLRRSIAEHLLEAQRRTAFVTSMAEVDVTRLWGMKARLAEHLAGRGIKLTFLPFFMKAVQHALVEFPLLNARVDEAAGEIELLADCHLGVAVDTSEGLLVPVVRDVGRKSVAELANELQQLAQLAETRQITREQLRGSSFTLTNFGAFGGSFATPVINHPNVGILGFGGIAEKPWVVDGEILPRRILPMSLTFDHRVVDGAEATRFLVRVGQFLEDPELLLVESR; encoded by the coding sequence TTGACTGACCGCCGATTCGAATTCGTGCTCCCCGATCTGGGCGAAGGGGTAACCGAGGCCGAAATCAGGGCCCTGCACGTCAGCGTCGGCGATCGGGTCGATGAGCACCAGACGGTGTTCGAAGTCGAAACCGACAAGGCGCTGGTGGAGGTGCCTTCGCCGCGCGCCGGCATCGTTCGCGAGATCCGCTGCGCCGAAGGGGAGAAGGTCGCCGTCGGCCGGGTTCTGCTGGTCATCGAAATGGAAGGCGAGGCCGCGGCGTCCGGGATGGCGGCGCCCAGGCCTGCCGCCGGCATTGTCGGCGTGCTGCCTGAAGCGCCTGCCGTTCCCGCGTCACCGGCCGCCGAACCCGGAGCGGCCGGGCCGCCAGCGCCGGGAACCAGGGCCATGCCCCGGGTGCGCCGACTGGCCCGCGAGCTGGAAGTCGACCTGCAGACCCTGACCGGAAGCGGCCCGCAGGGCAGTATCGTCGAGGCGGATGTGCGGGCCACCGCTGGCCGGAATTCCGGCGAAGCTGGTGTCTGTGGGGGCGGCGACCGGGTGGTACGGCGAATTCCCCTGACGGGATTGCGACGCAGCATCGCCGAGCATCTGCTCGAGGCCCAGCGCCGTACCGCCTTCGTGACCAGTATGGCAGAGGTCGACGTGACCCGTCTCTGGGGGATGAAGGCGCGGCTGGCGGAACATCTGGCCGGGCGCGGCATCAAACTGACCTTTCTGCCGTTTTTCATGAAGGCGGTTCAGCATGCCCTGGTTGAATTTCCGCTACTCAATGCCCGGGTCGATGAAGCGGCCGGCGAGATCGAACTGCTGGCGGATTGTCATCTCGGGGTGGCGGTCGACACCAGTGAAGGGCTTCTGGTTCCGGTGGTGCGGGATGTCGGCCGCAAGAGTGTGGCCGAGTTGGCAAACGAACTGCAGCAGCTGGCGCAACTGGCAGAGACCCGGCAGATCACCCGGGAGCAGCTGCGGGGAAGCAGTTTCACCCTGACCAATTTCGGCGCTTTCGGTGGCAGTTTTGCTACTCCGGTGATCAATCATCCCAACGTCGGGATTCTCGGCTTCGGCGGCATTGCGGAAAAACCCTGGGTGGTCGACGGCGAGATCCTGCCCCGGCGGATCCTGCCGATGTCGCTGACCTTTGATCACCGCGTGGTCGACGGCGCCGAAGCGACCCGGTTCCTGGTCCGGGTCGGTCAGTTTCTGGAGGACCCGGAGCTGCTGCTGGTCGAGAGCCGCTGA
- the pdhA gene encoding pyruvate dehydrogenase (acetyl-transferring) E1 component subunit alpha gives MPKKTIASFAVSRLEILDEQGQVDERLMPDLDDDDLVRMYRLMLLTRLFDQRALHLQREGRLGTYPSVLGQEASQVGSAFALHPGDWFFPAFRELGVFLTLGYPLSEIYQYWNGDERGLLCPENLHIFPICIAVGTHIPHAVGAAMAARCRGDGIAVACYFGDGGTSKGDFHEGLNMAGVFQAPVVFIIQNNQWAISVPRRRQTAATTLAQKAIAYGIPGIQVDGNDVLAVFQATRQALERARQGEGPSLIECETYRLADHTTADDARRYRDPEEVQRWQRRDPLLRLRRLLQRRGLWNDRLQVEAEEEIRRRLDRAVAREEATPPATVEDVFRYTYAELTPRQRRQLRELKHG, from the coding sequence ATGCCGAAGAAAACCATTGCCTCCTTTGCCGTTTCCCGCCTCGAGATTCTGGATGAGCAGGGGCAGGTGGATGAGCGGCTGATGCCGGACCTGGACGATGACGACCTAGTCCGCATGTACCGGCTCATGCTGTTGACCCGCCTTTTCGACCAGCGCGCCCTGCATCTGCAGCGGGAAGGGCGGCTGGGGACCTACCCCTCGGTGCTGGGACAGGAGGCTTCCCAGGTCGGCAGCGCTTTCGCCCTGCACCCGGGCGACTGGTTCTTCCCCGCCTTTCGCGAACTGGGGGTGTTCCTCACTCTCGGCTATCCCCTGTCGGAAATCTACCAGTACTGGAACGGGGATGAGCGCGGACTGCTCTGTCCCGAGAATCTCCACATCTTTCCCATCTGCATCGCCGTCGGTACCCACATCCCGCACGCCGTCGGCGCCGCCATGGCGGCACGCTGCCGGGGGGACGGCATCGCCGTCGCCTGCTATTTCGGCGACGGTGGCACCTCCAAGGGCGATTTCCACGAGGGCCTGAACATGGCAGGCGTCTTTCAGGCGCCGGTGGTCTTCATCATCCAGAACAACCAGTGGGCCATTTCCGTGCCGCGCCGCCGCCAGACGGCGGCGACGACCCTGGCGCAGAAGGCGATCGCCTACGGCATTCCCGGCATCCAGGTCGACGGCAACGACGTGCTGGCCGTCTTCCAGGCGACGCGTCAGGCCCTGGAACGGGCCCGTCAGGGCGAGGGGCCGAGCCTGATCGAGTGCGAGACCTACCGCCTGGCCGACCACACCACCGCCGACGACGCCCGGCGCTACCGCGATCCGGAGGAGGTGCAGCGCTGGCAGCGGCGTGACCCCCTGCTGCGCCTGCGGCGGCTGCTGCAGCGGCGCGGGTTGTGGAACGACCGGCTGCAGGTCGAGGCGGAGGAGGAGATCCGCCGGCGTCTCGACCGGGCGGTGGCGCGGGAGGAAGCGACGCCGCCGGCCACGGTCGAGGATGTCTTCCGCTACACCTACGCCGAGCTGACCCCGAGGCAGCGGCGCCAGCTGCGGGAGCTGAAGCATGGCTGA
- a CDS encoding GPMC system transcriptional regulator — translation MDSVRTNRLARISARLRDFDKENLEDILHLVLDATTLITRQSRVRIYLEDLTAGRLTCAAATGPHIESLRQRSFPLNSGDFLVSQVYLNQEPVQVLEPDRFPSRTARSLAGEFGIQATCQLPIVHQGRAVGVLCLDSSRRRQLPGDEEIETLRQFLDDAAGVIDQARKYHQQILLAREIDAAKSQQAAFFMVRSAVRLIDKLTLASVLVPRPANPEGSYLEILASYSPDKEIKRRYEAERQIELGAGHSLLSRYISRDGTISDDRLLHPIYIEDLPRQELQKRYLTEQMGLQSLYVVPRYDPRTRRVRCLVNYYTSEAYRFSPFEQGLLEAHAEMAERVIQEIGGEHMEIQVLAEINTLLQESFSGLQPFLARVLSKAAELIGADTGSIALVREQEGERWLVVEEKDGSLTGAKIKEWLKRDIPPIRVGAEDLPPEERSLTGLAAATGQAQLIGDTTEEKGSRGFYRMITPDIRSELAVPVLYEDRVLAVICLDSLRPHYFTDEHQRILQIIQRMISRHIFDLLRIEQLTTEVEQLRSDVGYRDPSVSSYRLGNIIGNAPRAREIVHFIQQVTPPIFNRMALWHQRNLEEATLGLPSILITGETGSGKEFIFNNIFSRLNEMYQARFGPRKELPVKKTNIAAYSGELTYSELFGHKRGAFTGAHTDRQGILEEAHGGVVFLDEIGDADPKTQVQLLRFLDNGGFVRLGENRTRYARVLLVAATNKDLGRLIREGRFREDLYHRLSELTIEVPSLNQRREDIPDLAVHFLGRLYRIYRRPGEPEHPPQLTAAAKDLLAAHHYSGNIRELRSILVRALFFRRAHTIDEETIRTAIGPAGATSGSAADTGSAEELTRRLAGEILQRIRQGEETFWSGVYRPYSENRISRDVVRSLIAQAKSQGATSMPRLAVLLRACDPKNGDAEEKKVFYRFKNFLYKTIRLT, via the coding sequence ATGGACAGCGTCCGCACCAACCGCCTGGCCCGCATCAGCGCCCGGCTGCGCGATTTCGACAAGGAAAACCTCGAGGACATCCTGCACCTGGTACTCGACGCCACCACCCTCATCACCCGCCAGAGCCGGGTGCGCATCTACCTCGAAGACCTGACCGCCGGCCGCCTGACCTGCGCCGCCGCCACCGGCCCCCACATCGAAAGCCTGCGCCAGCGCAGCTTTCCCCTGAACAGCGGCGATTTCCTCGTTTCGCAGGTCTATCTCAACCAGGAGCCGGTCCAGGTGCTCGAACCGGACCGCTTTCCGAGCCGCACCGCCCGCAGCCTGGCCGGCGAATTCGGCATCCAGGCCACCTGCCAGCTGCCCATCGTCCACCAGGGACGCGCCGTCGGCGTCCTCTGTCTCGACAGCAGCCGGCGCCGGCAACTGCCCGGCGACGAGGAGATCGAGACCCTGCGCCAGTTTCTCGACGACGCCGCAGGCGTCATCGATCAGGCCCGCAAGTACCACCAGCAGATTCTGCTGGCCCGCGAAATCGACGCCGCCAAGAGCCAGCAGGCCGCCTTCTTCATGGTCCGCTCGGCGGTGCGCCTGATCGACAAGCTGACCCTGGCCTCGGTCCTGGTGCCCCGGCCCGCCAACCCCGAGGGGAGCTACCTGGAGATCCTCGCCTCCTACTCCCCCGACAAGGAGATCAAGCGCCGCTACGAAGCCGAACGGCAGATCGAGCTGGGCGCCGGCCACTCCCTGCTGTCGCGCTACATCAGCCGCGACGGCACCATCAGCGACGACCGGCTGCTGCACCCGATCTACATCGAGGACCTGCCGCGGCAGGAGCTGCAGAAGCGCTACCTGACCGAGCAGATGGGCCTGCAGTCCCTCTACGTCGTTCCCCGCTACGATCCCCGGACCCGGCGGGTGCGCTGCCTGGTCAACTACTACACCTCCGAGGCCTACCGCTTCAGCCCCTTCGAGCAGGGGCTGCTCGAGGCCCATGCCGAAATGGCCGAGCGGGTCATCCAGGAGATCGGCGGCGAACACATGGAGATCCAGGTGCTCGCCGAGATCAACACCCTGCTGCAGGAAAGCTTCTCCGGGCTGCAGCCCTTCCTGGCGCGGGTACTGTCCAAGGCAGCCGAACTGATCGGCGCCGATACCGGCAGCATTGCCCTGGTGCGGGAACAGGAAGGCGAACGCTGGCTGGTGGTGGAGGAAAAGGACGGCAGCCTGACCGGGGCGAAGATCAAGGAATGGCTGAAGCGGGACATCCCCCCGATTCGCGTCGGCGCCGAGGACCTGCCGCCGGAGGAACGCAGCCTCACCGGCCTGGCGGCGGCCACCGGCCAGGCGCAGCTGATCGGCGACACCACCGAGGAGAAGGGCAGCCGCGGCTTCTACCGCATGATCACCCCCGACATCCGCAGCGAACTGGCCGTGCCGGTCCTCTACGAAGACCGGGTGCTGGCGGTCATCTGTCTCGACTCGCTGCGCCCCCACTACTTCACCGACGAACACCAGCGGATTCTGCAGATCATCCAGCGCATGATCTCGCGCCACATCTTTGATCTGCTGCGTATCGAACAGCTGACCACCGAGGTGGAGCAGCTGCGCTCGGATGTCGGCTACCGCGATCCGAGCGTCAGCTCCTACCGTCTCGGCAACATCATCGGCAACGCCCCGCGCGCCCGGGAAATCGTCCACTTCATCCAGCAGGTCACGCCGCCCATCTTCAACCGCATGGCCCTCTGGCACCAGCGCAACCTCGAGGAAGCCACCCTCGGCCTGCCGTCGATCCTCATCACCGGCGAAACCGGCAGCGGCAAGGAATTCATCTTCAACAACATCTTCTCGCGGCTCAACGAGATGTACCAGGCCCGCTTCGGCCCGAGAAAGGAACTGCCGGTCAAGAAGACCAACATCGCCGCCTACAGCGGCGAGCTGACCTACTCGGAACTCTTCGGCCACAAGAGAGGCGCCTTCACCGGCGCCCACACCGACCGCCAGGGCATCCTCGAAGAGGCCCACGGCGGCGTGGTCTTCCTCGACGAGATCGGCGACGCCGACCCCAAGACCCAGGTGCAGCTGCTGCGTTTTCTCGATAACGGCGGCTTCGTCCGCCTGGGCGAGAACCGCACCCGCTACGCCCGCGTCCTGCTGGTGGCCGCCACCAACAAGGACCTGGGCAGGCTGATCCGCGAGGGGCGCTTTCGCGAGGACCTCTACCACCGGCTGTCGGAACTGACCATCGAGGTGCCCTCCCTCAACCAGCGGCGCGAGGACATCCCCGACCTGGCGGTGCATTTCCTCGGCCGGCTCTACCGCATCTACCGCCGGCCCGGCGAGCCCGAACATCCGCCGCAGCTCACCGCCGCCGCCAAGGACCTGCTGGCCGCCCACCACTACAGCGGCAACATCCGCGAGCTGCGCAGCATCCTGGTCCGCGCCCTCTTCTTCCGCCGGGCCCACACCATCGACGAGGAAACGATCCGCACCGCCATCGGCCCGGCCGGCGCGACGTCCGGCTCCGCCGCCGACACCGGCTCCGCCGAGGAACTGACCCGCCGACTGGCCGGGGAAATCCTGCAGCGCATCCGCCAGGGCGAAGAGACCTTCTGGAGCGGCGTCTACCGGCCCTACAGCGAAAACCGCATCTCCCGCGACGTGGTGCGCAGCCTGATCGCGCAGGCGAAAAGCCAGGGCGCCACCAGCATGCCCCGACTTGCCGTCCTGCTTCGGGCCTGCGATCCCAAAAACGGCGATGCGGAAGAGAAAAAGGTCTTCTACCGCTTCAAGAACTTTCTCTACAAGACCATCCGTCTGACCTGA